GAATAACCTCCGATGCTCCTGTCACTTGCCACGAACTAGGGTGCAATCTATGTGGTTATGCAAAGACAGTCTACGAAAAAGGAATGGGGCTGAATTCAGGCGATTATCTCTTGATAGCCGACTCCTGTGACGCGATGCGAAGAATCGGAGATCTTCTCTCTGAGCTTTCGTCGGCCAGGGTTTTCATCCTAAGACTCCCATGGAAAAGAGATGCTGATGCAACAGAGTTTCTTTCCAGCGAGATCGGCAATCTGACGACTTTCCTCGAAAACTCTGGTGTTGCTGTTAACCTGTATAAAGGCATTGATCGATTCGACGATCTCGTAGATCACGTACTGACAAATGAGACCAATTTACTTGGGTCCGACTTGTCGAGGCTATATCTTTCGGCGCTAGACGGCAACAAAGCCGAAATCGACTCCTCCAACCTCGCTGACGGCGGATCGAGAAAACGAATTGCGCTGAGTGGGGGAGTAACTGATTTGAGAGCCTTCGACAATGCGCTGGAGAAGGCCGGAGGAGTAATGGTATCTAATGATACTTGCCTAGGGAGAAGACCCTTCTCCGGCAAAACTGTCGATAACATCGAGCCGCTAAAGGCGATTGCCGAACGTCTGCTGAAGTGGAGATCTCCCTGCGCTCGTTTCTCTGAGACAATTTCTGTATCAGATGGCAGTGCAGATGCGACTGTTTATGTCGTTCCCAAGTTTTGTGACTTCTTTGATTTTGTTCGTCCCCGTGACGACAAGAAGACATACAAAGTTGAACTGGATTTTCCACTGAATTCTTATGGACAGCTTACCACAAGAATTGGGGCTTTGATTGAAAAGAATGACTCTAGATCCGTACCGCAATCTGAGGAGGAAACTACGGTGACTTACGCAGGAGTTGATTCCGGTTCAACTACAACAAACGGCGTCCTGATTGATGGAAAAGGAAGGATGATATTCTCCAAGACCGTGAGGACGGGAATAAGGGCTTCGAATACCGCAGAAGCTCTTATTAAGGAGATGACTGAATTCTCCCACAAGAATGG
The DNA window shown above is from Mesotoga infera and carries:
- a CDS encoding CoA protein activase, with translation MIYYSCSYIPMEVMLGSDSEFHRITSDAPVTCHELGCNLCGYAKTVYEKGMGLNSGDYLLIADSCDAMRRIGDLLSELSSARVFILRLPWKRDADATEFLSSEIGNLTTFLENSGVAVNLYKGIDRFDDLVDHVLTNETNLLGSDLSRLYLSALDGNKAEIDSSNLADGGSRKRIALSGGVTDLRAFDNALEKAGGVMVSNDTCLGRRPFSGKTVDNIEPLKAIAERLLKWRSPCARFSETISVSDGSADATVYVVPKFCDFFDFVRPRDDKKTYKVELDFPLNSYGQLTTRIGALIEKNDSRSVPQSEEETTVTYAGVDSGSTTTNGVLIDGKGRMIFSKTVRTGIRASNTAEALIKEMTEFSHKNGNQIGRCISTGYGRLLVSSASDKITEISCHARGVFELFPEARGIIDIGGQDSKVIRLNSEGNVEDFAMNDKCAAGTGRFLEVMASALELNTEKMSSLARKSEKDISISSVCTVFAESEVVSLIGMGEKIEDISAGLFKAIAKRVGAMYSRLGSPTPLVFTGGVARNAGVVEVMKKLFKTEILIPEEPDIMGAYGAALFARESSSETDIR